The Platichthys flesus chromosome 8, fPlaFle2.1, whole genome shotgun sequence genome has a window encoding:
- the LOC133959152 gene encoding uncharacterized protein LOC133959152, translating into MFGRLAALIIFGTKALILTAEVPQLISLTEVERGNNVSLKCPVSEDKFFYWYKQSFGHQLRTVASSIINKTEVNDSRFTLTRVDDRYLLNISNVSKEDEAIYFCQTGTTYQLTFLGGTFLAVNDQDQQKHYSVRQSPETASVRPGASVILQCSLLSEHKENLVQCPGEHSVHWFRAGSGRSHPDVIYTQSSRRDGQEEKSCVYRLSKTIHNSSDAGTYYCAVVTCGEILFGGGTKVETRSELDPLVLALAVLLVCCVTVIVVLSVKVNQRVCKHCKGTMSTFHHKGHGRSSLDQSNNLEGEAEELTYVAPTFFERRARVEEKKESPHQCLYSSVKPLTQTAEVPPQISLMEVGIGKNATLQCQVSEKEGKFFHWYKQTHGYLIQTVATGTFSTQSLQGQFRNSRFAVTEGMSHYSLTIANVAKEDEATYFCQNGTAYSQTFVNGIFLAVNDQNQQKSVIVKQSPETASVRPGASVILQCSLLFKHKENLVQCPGEHSVHWFRAGSGRSHPDVIYTQCSRDEQEEKSCVYSLSKTIHNSSDAGTYYCAVVTCGEILFGGGTKVETTQEQNLLVIALGVLLALCVIVIAVLVSLPRS; encoded by the exons ATGTTTGGGCGACTGGCTGCTTTGATTATTTTTGGTACAAAGG CTCTGATTCTAACTGCAGAGGTTCCTCAGCTGATCTCTCTGACTGAGGTGGAACGCGGCAACAACGTCAGTTTGAAATGTCCAGTCTCTGAAGACAAATTCTTTTACTGGTATAAACAGTCGTTTGGACATCAGTTGCGTACGGTTGCTTCAAGTATAATCAACAAGACTGAAGTCAATGATTCACGTTTCACACTCACACGAGTGGATGATCGGTATCTTCTTAACATCAGTAATGTCAGCAAAGAGGATGAAGCAATATACTTCTGTCAGACTGGAACAACATATCAACTGACTTTCCTCGGTGGCACTTTCTTGGCTGTGAACG ATCAGGATCAGCAGAAACATTACAGCGTGAGACAAAGTCCAGAGACTGCGTCAGTCAGACCAGGAGCCTCAGTGATCCTCCAGTGTTCACTTCTCTCTGAGCACAAAGAAAACCTGGTCCAGTGTCCAGGTGAACACAGTGTGCACTGGTTCAGAGCTGGATCAGGACGCTCCCATCCCGACGTCATTTAcactcagagcagcaggagagatgGACAAGAGGAGAAAAGCTGCGTCTACAGACTGTCCAAAACTATACACAACTCCTCAGATGCTGGGACTTACTACTGCGCTGTGGTGACATGTGGAGAGATCCTGTTTGGTGGAGGAACCAAAGTGGAGACGA GATCAGAATTGGACCCACTTGTCCTTGCGCTTGCGGTGCTGCTGGTCTGTTGTGTGACCGTGATTGTCGTCCTTAGTGTCAAAGTAAATCAAAGAGTTTGCAAACATTGTAAAG GCACCATGAGCACCTTCCATCACAAAGGACATGGAAGGTCAAGTCTGGATCAATCAAATAATTTG GAAGGTGAAGCCGAGGAATTGACCTATGTAGCACCGACTTTCTTTGAAAGGAGAGCaagagtggaggagaagaaagagtcACCACATCAGTGCTTGTACTCTTCTGTAAAGC CTCTGACTCAAACTGCGGAGGTTCCTCCCCAGATCTCCTTGATGGAGGTTGGAATTGGTAAAAATGCAACTTTACAATGTCAGGTTTCAGAGAAGGAAGGCAAATTCTTCCATTGGTACAAACAGACTCATGGATACCTGATCCAAACAGTCGCCACAGGAACTTTTTCCACGCAATCGCTCCAGGGGCAATTTAGGAACTCGCGTTTTGCAGTAACAGAGGGGATGTCCCATTATTCTCTGACCATCGCAAATGTGGCGAAGGAGGATGAAGCAACATACTTCTGTCAAAATGGAACTGCGTACTCACAGACCTTTGTGAATGGCATCTTCCTGGCTGTGAACG ATCAGAATCAGCAGAAATCTGTTATTGTGAAACAAAGTCCAGAGACTGCGTCAGTCAGACCAGGGGCCTCAGTGATCCTCCAGTGTTCACTTCTCTTCAAGCACAAAGAAAACCTGGTCCAGTGTCCAGGTGAACACAGTGTGCACTGGTTCAGAGCCGGATCAGGACGCTCCCATCCCGACGTCATTTACACTCAGTGTAGCAGAGATGAacaagaggagaagagctgcGTCTACAGTCTGTCCAAAACTATACACAACTCCTCAGATGCTGGGACTTACTACTGCGCTGTGGTGACATGTGGAGAGATCCTGTTTGGTGGAGGAACCAAAGTGGAGACAA CACAAGAGCAGAACCTACTGGTAATTGCACTGGGGGTGCTGTtggctctgtgtgtgattgtgattgCCGTCCTCGTTTCTCTCCCTCGATCATGA